One stretch of Prunus persica cultivar Lovell chromosome G1, Prunus_persica_NCBIv2, whole genome shotgun sequence DNA includes these proteins:
- the LOC109946532 gene encoding uncharacterized protein LOC109946532: MDTELKVKDEIERLLKAGFIRLAIYADWLANIVPVLKRKTGAVRICVDYRNLNEASPKDEYPMPMADMLVDGAAHNQMLSFMDGNAGYNQIMMAEQDVHKTTFMCPGHIGAFEYTALHAATHYLHHCQDRLNQIHANKTNAEGQNWEMDFGFDRIHLQTDKASGAEIVLEEPLGVRHCYSFQLDFQCTNNRAEYEALIIGLEMLVELGIQSVEILGDSMLVLKQIAGEYKCLNPSLAVYLVAARNLLTEFKEATWEHIPREENFTANELAQVASGVQMPEDCVQRIIKIGRKSLPSVLTRGMEIEVNSALITEDDWREPIMTYLRYPTLPSKKRVRIMATSYLMWNEDLVRKSKDEVLLRCLGKTEYMKVMGETHEGICGAHQGGRKMCWLIRRYGYFWQTMMKDCINYSKGCEAYQRHGPIQQAPSVPMNPVVKPWPFRGWAMDLIGKIYPASNQQHCFIIVATDYFTKWVEAKPVKTTTSQEIITFIEEQIIQRTSKREATGMTPYALTYGHDAILPMEIAVQSLRVAHQHGLTGEDYSQAMLLELEELDASRIDTLNKLLAGKQAVSRAYNKRVRNKSFEEGEIVWKAILLLGAHIAGYGKWSPTWEGPFIINQILGMGAYRLQD; this comes from the exons atggacaCAGAACTAAAGGTCAAAGACGAGATAGAAAGGCTGCTCAAGGCAGGATTCATCAGGCTAGCCATCTATGCCGATTGGCtagcaaatattgtacctgttctcaaaagaaaaacaggggcagTCAGAATCTGCGTGGATTACAGAAATCTGAATGAGGCATCTCCTAAAGACGAATATcctatgccaatggcagacatgctagTGGATGGAGCTGCCCATAACCAGATGCTATCTTTCATGGACGGCAATGCAGGTTataaccagattatgatggcaGAACAGGATGTCCACAAGACAACCTTTATGTGTCcaggacatataggtgctttcGAATATACT GCACTACATGCTGCCACACACTATCTACATCATTGCCAAGACAGacttaatcaaatacatgctaacAAGACCAATGCTGAGGGGCAGAATTGGGAAATGGATTTTGGCTTTGACAGAATTCACCTTCAG acAGATAAAGCTTCAGGAGCAGAGATTGTTCTGGAAGAACCATTAGGGGTCAGACATTGCTATTCCTTCCAGTTAGATTTCCAGTGCACCAACAACAGGGCCGAGTATGAAGCTTTGATTATAGGGCTCGAGATGTTGGTAGAATTAGGAATCCAATCCGTGGAGATCTTGGGAGATTCCATGCTTGTCCTAaaacagattgctggagaatacAAGTGTCTAAATCCTTCTCTGGCTGTATATCTAGTAGCAGCTAGAAATCTGTTGACAGAATTCAAagaagctacttgggagcacatCCCAAGGGAGGAAAACTTTACAGCCAATGAACTGGCTCAGGTGGCATCAGGCGTACAAATGCCCGAAGACTGCGTCCAAAGGATCATCAAGataggaaggaaaagtctACCATCTGTTTTGACTAGAGGAATGGAGATAGAAGTCAATTCTGCCTTGATCACTGAAGATGATTGGAGGGAGCCTATCATGACTTACTTACGATATCCCACTCTGCCCTCTAAGAAAAGAGTCAGGATCATGGCTACAAGCTAcctcatgtggaatgaagatttggtccgaaaaagTAAGGATGAGGTACTGTTAAGGTGCCTCGGGAAGACAGAATACATGAAAGTCATGGGAGAAACCCATGAGGGGATCTGTGGAGCTCACCAAGGGGGAAGAAAGATGTGCTGGTTAATCAGaaggtatggctacttctggcaaaccatgatgaaggattgcatCAACTATTCCAAAGGATGTGAGGCCTATCAAAGGCATGGCCCAATCCAACAGGCCCCTTCGGTTCCCATGAATCCAGTAGTAAAACCATGGCCTTTCaggggatgggcaatggatctcattggcaaaATCTATCCAGCCAGCAACCAGCAGCACTGTTTCATTATCGTTGCCACAGAttatttcaccaaatgggtagaagccaagccagtaaaaaccacaaCATCCCAAGAGATCATCACTTTTATAGAAGAACAGATCATACAAAG AACTTCAAAGAGAGAAGCAACCGGCATGACCCCCTATGCTCTAACCTAcggccatgatgcaattcttCCCATGGAGATAGCAGTCCAGTCTCTTAGAGTTGCTCACCAACACGGTCTCACTGGCGAGGATTACTCTCAAGCCATGTTGCTGGAATTGGAAGAATTGGATGCAAGCAGAATTGACACtctcaacaaactcttagcaggaaaacaggCTGTGTCAAGGgcctacaacaaaagagtcagaaacaagagttttgaagagggagagatagtCTGGAAGGCAATTCTGCTCCTTGGAGCACACATAGCGGGATATGGGAAATGgtcacctacatgggaaggcccttttataattaaccaaatcctCGGAATGGGGGCATACAGGTTGCAGGACTGA